The sequence AAAATAAATTTTAATCACCCAATTCCATCAGGGACGATTATTGAACTCGTGGGTGAAGTTATTCGTGTTGGACGCACAAGTTTAACGGTGAATGTTTCTATTTTTCTTGAAGATATGTACGCAGAAGGTCGTGAAGAGGTGATCCATGGTCAGTTTAATTTTGTTGCTGTTGATCATGACGGAAAACCTACCCCATTATTCGATAAATAGCGTTTTATAAAGAGATTTATCATGTTTTTTATCTCTATTAATTAAAAACCACATTATTTTATAATGTTCTTTATCATTTTGAATAATAACAAAGTATTAAGGACATTAATTTAAATGGATATTTTTCAATCAATATAAAATATATAATAAAATCAATTAATAATAAGATTACTAACATGTAAGACAAGAGTTATCCACAGTTAATGTGGATAACTGAATAACTCCAAATATCAGAGAACACAGATTTTTGTTACTGCAAATTCAATCTGACAAATGGTCAGTTTCTTTCCTGCTGTTGCACTTTCAGCAACCACAATATCCATGGATTGTGAATACTGTCGTCCCACTTCAAGCGCTAATTCAATAGTGGGTTCAATCAGTAAGATCACCCCAACATCTTCAATATCAACAGAGAAGTCTGCAAATGTTCTAAGTTGTGCAACTTTTTTTCTCTTATTTTTAGCAAGTTCTTGCGCTTTTTCCGTAGCGACCTGATTAACTCTTGCTTGTTTTTCAAAAATACCACCACCAGAATGAAGATAGATCATAAGTTACTCATTATAGAAAACAAAGGCTGTTACCTTTATTATTCAAATCCAAAACATAAAAGCCAGTAGATAGATAAAAAAGAAACAGCCTTATCTCTATTTTTTTATTCTATTGGGCACACTACAAAAGTGCTTTACCAGCCATAAGAGACACCTCCGCCAACAACACCGCGATCTTCTGTATTCCATGAAGCAGAAACGCGAATAATGGCGCTTTCTGTTATTTGATACTGAGCACCTGTTGCAAATGCATTAGCATCTCGATAATTACCAACACCGACGCCTAAACTAAACGTATGATTAGTTACATAAGGAATATTAGCCATTGCCGCAACAGAGGCAATACCCGCGCTTGCTCTTTTGTCTACTTTATTGATTTTATTATCCATATTTTTAAGTGCAATATCGTTATCAATAAAGATATTCTTAATTTTATTATTGGTATATTCGTTAGCGGTAGAGATTGAATCATGTTTTGTATTTTCAATATACTCCTTCAGCGATTCATCCCTTTCATTAATCATATTATTAGTGATATTAATATATTCATTTCCTTTTTGAGTAACATATTTTTCACGCTCTTTAATTATTTTTTCATTATTGTTATTAATAATCCTTTCTACACCTGTTGTTATTTT comes from Proteus vulgaris and encodes:
- a CDS encoding acyl-CoA thioesterase — translated: MSISDLSPELQNKIKNSVTRVSKVIFPTTTNHHSTLFGGTALAWMDEVSFITATRFSRKRLVTVSTEKINFNHPIPSGTIIELVGEVIRVGRTSLTVNVSIFLEDMYAEGREEVIHGQFNFVAVDHDGKPTPLFDK